One genomic region from Candidatus Poribacteria bacterium encodes:
- a CDS encoding BatD family protein → MKKIGKLLLIFFIGIVFIFLATDAQSQEINVAAAISPRHIQFGEKARLDLTISGDTFIKHIEAPQFNFLPAFLAVPLHSETTPRLESNKIAVSMAWAYELIPQAVGDFVLSDVRFAYQGNSYFANPGSIRVSGADTYVEVSTNAIHQIEAEVDTSQPYLNAPFTYTFRHLYTTVLPTRESPTPRLPTFPDFFVEKLQKVPTYTQQIRGRTFWIEAYTHKLYPKKTGQIVLAPAELLLPLPRGHKTLKTKPLTLTVQPIPETGRPPYFNGAIGEYQISAEIERSWVEVGQALTLTVRISGHGNIQTAVPPKLPPIAGVMISGPNLMENTTATSRIYAYVLTPARTGTLRIPAIKYAYFDPSRAVYATTETTPIPLSVRPNPNDPIGDTDDSPWTLWVILFAVVLVVLAVGGYLWYRSKFVKPAKTQVSTAAGTSTLDSRGSKKQKVQPAEGDPVTPVSHAREALAALARGDATGNATTFANALAQTLYQYLEDTLALSERNMDTAREVCTQAQIAESVVEDLIDILTKCDYHRFAPVPLSSDERNSLITRTEGVINDIENHCSIAC, encoded by the coding sequence GTGAAAAAGATTGGTAAACTTCTTCTAATCTTTTTTATCGGCATCGTTTTCATTTTTCTTGCAACAGATGCCCAAAGCCAAGAGATTAATGTCGCTGCCGCGATAAGTCCTCGCCACATCCAATTCGGGGAGAAAGCGAGGTTGGACCTCACGATTTCAGGGGACACTTTCATCAAACATATTGAGGCACCGCAGTTCAATTTCCTACCCGCGTTCCTCGCGGTGCCACTCCATTCTGAAACCACACCGCGGTTGGAATCGAACAAGATCGCGGTTTCTATGGCGTGGGCTTATGAATTGATTCCGCAAGCAGTCGGGGATTTTGTGTTATCCGATGTCCGTTTTGCCTATCAAGGGAACTCCTATTTTGCAAATCCGGGTTCAATCCGGGTGAGTGGTGCTGATACCTACGTGGAGGTTTCAACTAACGCTATTCACCAGATTGAAGCAGAGGTCGATACGTCCCAGCCATATCTCAACGCCCCATTTACGTATACCTTCCGGCATCTCTATACCACAGTTCTTCCGACTCGCGAATCCCCAACCCCACGACTCCCCACATTCCCCGATTTCTTCGTTGAGAAACTTCAAAAGGTTCCGACATACACACAGCAAATTCGCGGGCGGACATTTTGGATCGAGGCGTACACACATAAATTATATCCCAAAAAAACTGGGCAGATCGTTCTTGCACCTGCTGAACTGCTACTACCACTCCCGCGTGGACATAAAACCTTGAAAACTAAACCTTTGACGCTGACAGTGCAACCGATTCCCGAAACGGGCAGACCCCCTTACTTCAACGGTGCTATCGGTGAATATCAAATTTCTGCTGAAATTGAACGCAGTTGGGTTGAAGTTGGACAGGCACTAACACTTACTGTCCGTATTTCTGGACATGGCAACATCCAGACAGCCGTCCCCCCCAAGCTGCCACCAATCGCCGGGGTCATGATAAGCGGACCCAATCTTATGGAAAATACTACGGCGACAAGTCGGATTTACGCGTACGTTCTGACGCCTGCTCGAACAGGTACCCTGCGTATCCCCGCGATTAAGTATGCCTACTTCGATCCGAGCCGCGCGGTGTATGCGACGACGGAAACAACACCTATTCCGCTCTCTGTGCGTCCGAACCCGAACGATCCTATTGGCGATACCGACGATTCACCGTGGACACTCTGGGTAATTTTATTTGCAGTTGTGCTTGTCGTATTGGCGGTAGGTGGTTATCTTTGGTATCGCTCCAAATTTGTGAAGCCTGCAAAGACACAGGTAAGCACCGCCGCGGGAACAAGCACGCTTGACAGTCGTGGATCCAAAAAGCAAAAAGTGCAGCCTGCCGAAGGAGATCCGGTAACACCGGTTTCACACGCGCGTGAGGCACTTGCAGCCCTCGCACGTGGCGACGCAACGGGCAACGCAACGACATTCGCAAATGCCCTCGCGCAGACGCTTTACCAGTATCTTGAGGATACGTTAGCACTATCGGAACGGAATATGGACACGGCACGAGAGGTATGCACACAAGCACAAATCGCCGAATCTGTTGTTGAGGACCTCATTGACATCCTCACGAAGTGTGATTATCATCGTTTCGCACCTGTACCGCTCAGTTCAGACGAACGGAACAGCCTCATCACCCGCACGGAAGGTGTTATCAACGATATTGAAAACCACTGTAGCATAGCCTGTTAG